The following DNA comes from Zonotrichia leucophrys gambelii isolate GWCS_2022_RI chromosome 4A, RI_Zleu_2.0, whole genome shotgun sequence.
ACTCTTTGGCTCACCCTCACCAAGATCCAGCTGGGTGCAGGTGTTCATGTTCTGTGAGGCTGGAGATGGGTACCGATTTCAGTCTCACTTGCCACAAGGGCTGGCTAAATGGTTGCCCAAACAGGGGGACCACACGGTGCTGTGGAGACTGTGGGGACTGTGGGGACTGTGGGGTGTCACACTCAGCAGTCTGAGAGATGCCCTGGTCTTGTGATGGTTGTGCGCCCCGGAGaagtggcactgctggcagcacctTGATGAAGGAGTGGGAACACACATGCCACTCAAAACCCAGATAAGACAAGCCCCAGCCTGGGAACAGCAAGcaggagggctggcagcagccacttcAGCCTCTTCTGAGGGCAGAGTTATGAGACAAGCATGGCTGGCTTGGGGAACTGGTGTGGGACTCCACATGTGGGCAAGGTGGGGCGGCACCACAGAGGGGTATTGCCTGGAAAtggtttctgttttttttcctgttaagcAATTTTCTGAACTCTTTCCTTGGAAAAGTTTAACACTCAAGTTCAAAATATCTGCAGTGGCCATGGGCAATGCACAAAGAGAGGAGCCAAAGCTGGTGGCCGGTGACTGTGTCTGCCCACAGCGATGCCAGGGGCCCTGGTGACAATGAGAAGGAGGCAATGCCTCTCTGTGCCACCTCATCAAGGTTTTAAGGGTGGTTTCTCTGTAGGCACTTGGGCCCATAGGCTTCATTGCTCTCCTCCTGGGGCAGTTTGGTGCCCAAAAGGTCAGAGACACCAGGTTCCTTGGCACAGGCACCCAGCAGTTCTAGGCACTGAATGGTGCCTTCCTTGGGTAGTAGTTAGACATATTTGCTAGAAAGGATTATCTGAGCCTTCCCAGGAGAGTTCTTCCCCTGTGCCAAAATTGTAACCACAGCACTTCTTGATGGACATTGAGCTTTGCTGAGCTGGGTCTGGACAAGTGTATTCTTGGTAAAAGTAATCTGCCTTGAATTCTCTGCTTAACACTTTTCCTTGAGACGGCTGGAAAACAAAACGCATGAGGTGGCTGCAATGGCCGCGGCACATTCTAGGGGGTTTTCAGAGGGAAGTGAAACAGAAAACCATCAGCATCATCAGGACTTCCCCTGTGCTGTAATTCAGCGTGAAAAAACAGTCCTGGTTTGTCTGTTCACAGAAAAGTTGATGCTGTGCCTCCCCCTCCCAGCGCTCAGGACTCAGTTTTACTTTTAAAGACACAGTGGCTCTAGCTGCTGACAGGAACCTTCCTTTGCcttcagcaccttcccagcacctcccaggctGGAAATGCCCCAGACACAGCTGTTGCTGTGAGCAGCGGCAGCTGTAAATCATGGGGAAAGTTGGTGCTCCCACAAGCGCCTACTGGTacagcatggcatggcatggcatggcatggcaccCTGCCTAACTTTCACTTTGGCACACACTGGAGTTACCATGGTAAGGGTGGACAGGTGCAGAGCAAGTCCCACTTTACCCTGAGGTTGGGGTGGGTGGTTTCCAAGGGGCTGGCAGTTTCTCaccctgccatgtccctggcAAGAGCATCATCTTGTTGCCTGGgaggctctccctgcctgggaggAAACTCTGCTTTGGAGCTCCACCAGGCATTTAGCTGCTTTCTGGCTCTCAGGGTGGTTGTGGAAGCTGTGGCAGGTCCCATGGGGACTGAATATTTAGCAGTGCCCCAAGCAGGCAAAGCTGTTTCCTCCTCCCACTGCATTTAAGATTGTTTCACCATGGGGAAACCACAGGAACTGTGATGTAGCTTTGGGGTTTCAATGCCCTATGCAGCCTAGTGATGCCTCAGAAAGTTGGGGCTAAAAGCCTGCAACCCTCCCAGAGATTGTGTGCTAGTCCACGCTGGGTTTCTCTATCATCTGAGGGTAAAAGATTGAGGAATGTCAGTCTGTGCCCTCCCCCCGCCCAGTTCCTGCGGCAGCGGGAGGAGCAGCCGAGGCACTTTGGGGAAGGAAGTGCAGAGCAATGACTCCCCTGCTCCGCGCCGCTCTGCGGTCGGCAGCGAGGGACGGCACATGGCTGCAAGGCTCCTCTGAGGACTCCTGGATCCCCGAGGCTCCCCCCACGGCCCTTCCAGAGCCTGATGCTACCCCAGCAGCTGGTGGAGTTCCCCTCCAATTCCTCCAGATAAGGGTTTtggctctgagcatcctggtACGGGCCTGATTCTTTCTCCCGGCAGAGGCCATTTTGATTCTCTTTTCACTCTAGTCCGAAACTCCCCACCTCTCTCTTTTGAAAAAGTAAGGGGGAAGACCAGCCTGACCAACTCAGACTGGAGACTGGAGCTACCAGACAAGCATGGGAAAACCTGAAGCAGGTGACCAGAGTCTATGCCCAGAGCAGGCCGAGCGACAGGCACCCCtcccctcagtgacccccagcccgccccgccccaccgctgtcccagtgcccaccagggctgtgtgctgccGTGGCTCAGTACAACAGCTCCTGGGGGCACAACAGGACAAATTAAGCCCTCTCATTCCCAGCCTTGTGACACGCCAGGGAAGTCGAAGAgagtgcagctgccagggagggtAGGGAGGAAAGCATTGGTCCTCATGCTAGGCAGCCACAAAAGCACACTGGCTGTGCTGTTGATTCTGGAGATGCTCCACAGCGCGGCCGTAGTTTGGGTCGTAGGTGGCAGAGGTGCTAGGGAGGGGCAGCAGAGATGCCTTGTGCTCTTGCCCATGGGCAGCCCTCGAGGCTCTTCTCTGACTctcccctccagctccttcaaaGGAAGATTGAGACCCAGTTTCACTCCTTTCCAAAGAAGCCCTATTTGCTATCAATGACACAGAATGTTCCTGAGCTGTAGCCCCTCTGGGAGTATTTGCTATTAATAGACACTGACCAACCTCATTTGTAGATTTCAGTTTTACTGTTGGGCACACGTCCTAGGGAATCAACGTTTCTCAGTTCCCATTTCCTTCCTCAGATTTCATGACATAAAAAATActtattaaaagtaatttttggtCTTCTGGAAGGACTGAAAGGTCTTGGCATGATGGAAAAACAGAACCCCTGCTCCAGCTTACAACCTGGAGTATTGGAAGATTGTTTTGATCCTTTACAGTCCCCCTTAAGGTGAGTTTGATGTCAGTGTTCTCTTCCTGGAGAAGCCGTGCACTCCATATTCCACAGGTTTTTGAGTGTCTGTGGTGAATTGTAGCACCTACCTCCAGCCCAGGAGAACCAGGCCCAGGTCTCTGTCTCTCAGCCATCCTGTCTTATGGTCCCAAAAGAAATGTGAGCTCTGGAGCCATGTCCAGCTGCCCACCCTGGATGTTTTTGCTGCTACTTGACTCTGCCAGATCCTCTTAAATCTCATGGCCCTCCGTCTTAACCTCAGGACTTCAGCTCACTATCAGATATCAAAGCAGAGCGCAGAGCTGCCCACTAAGGCTCATGTCCCACCACACATGGCTCCAGGGGAGCAGCATCCTTCTGTAACAGGGCTGGCATGAGCTGTGCttgctcctccctgccagggcaggatggCCATGAGCTGGAGCACCACACCTCACATGCAGCTTAGGAACCTGGTAATTCTCTTAAAGAAGCTGAGTTTCCTGTGAGCCATTTTACCTCTTACCACAGCACAACTTCCTTCtcacagcagcatctcagcCAGTTTTTGTGAATGGGAGAACCTGCTGTATCCTCTTATCAAACTCCTCATAAGGTGTTTCAGTTGTTTTTGCAAAGGATATTTTCAGCTGCTACATAGCAAGGCAATGTGCTTCACTCtgcctgtgtctgtgctcaTGCAGAGGGGCTGCAAAGGGTTCCTTTAGCAGCTGTCAGTCcgctctccttcctcccagtGCTGTGTGGGATGCCAACACAAATTCTCTTTGGCACAGTcctccagcctggggcaggctgCTGGGTGGTTCTTGGGCTGGCCACATTGTGCTGGGGTTTGTTAAACACAAATGGGAGATGGGAGGCAGACATGATCAACacatgaaaacaaactgctcttttcctggcaaacatgagctcatttcccttctcccactGTCTCCAGACTGGCGTCCTGGCCAAGCGgaccctcccttcctccccatccATTAGCAAACACTTTCTGCCTCCTTCTCCACTTCCTCCCGGCTTGATCTCACATTTCAGGGAAGGATCCAACCCCTTGCATCCTGAGTATGCTCTTGGCAGCCCTCAGGGCCCTGGCTTAGGGTGGGTCCTACAGCTGAGCCCCCCGGAGTCAGGAGGGGCTCCCTGCAGTGTGCTGTACCCAGTGGCTCTGCAGGTCTGGGCATCCGGTCTGTGAAAGGGttaaatcttcatttttctgctttccttgcagGCTGGTCTGGATGGAGAAAACATTGGAAACTGCCCCTTCTGCCAGCGCCTCTTCATGGTGCTCTGGCTGAAAGGGGTCAAGTTCAATGTCACCACGGTGGACATGACCAGGTGAGGTGGCACTGAAGCCCTGGGCCAGCACTGGGGTGGGATAggccctgctcagctctcccATCAGCACTTCTTacccctgcctgctctgcagcctgtgtgtcactgcacagggacaatcactgcccaCACACTGCCCACCTCACCTGGGGTGCAAGTGTGGGTCAGCACGGACTTGGGCCACCTGCCAGTGTGCATGGCCCAGGcactccctgtcctgctggatgtGAGGATGACTGATGGAGCACCGGGCAGAtccagaggctggagagcacTTGTCAGCTCCCTgaagccagcagagctgggaatgttcctggTCCTGTGCTACCTCCTAGtccccacctctgctgtggctgctttcCTTGGGGACTGGTGGAGGCAGATCTGCTTCAGGCTCTGAGCCAGCttgttttctctgctccagGAAACCTGAAGAGTTGAAAGATTTAGCACCGGGCACCAACCCACCCTTCTTGCTGTTCAACAAGGAGCTGAAAACAGACTTCATCAAGATTGAGGAGTTCCTGGAGCAGACCCTGGGTCCACCCACGTAACTGCAAACTCACTCCTTCCCCATTTTGGGGCCTGTCACAGTGTTGTCCAGGGCGTGGCAGATTGGGGAACTGAGGCAGGGTGCCAGGaggtgccccagggcaggcggatcccccccagccctgagcctgcactgcagggcagccctttggtgctgaggggctgggtcccctgggcagggcacgggGACAACAGGAATGGAAAAGAGTGGGAGGAAATGCACCAGCCATTGCACCCCTGAtctgggggcagaggggaaaCATGGGGAGGTCCCTGCAGGGACCCTGGCACTGGTGGGTTTGCCACTGGCTGTGGCAGCTGGTGTTGAGGTAGAGGGGAATGTGAGACTCCATTGCTTGTTTATGTTCAGTGCACTCAGCTAATGAAAGCAAATGCCCTTGCTTGACAGCAGCAATGCAGTTGACCCACAGGGTGGTTGGGGAGGTATTCTTCACTGGGGAGCCCTCCAAACCAGCCTCCCCCATGCCCTGGGTGGCTGCAGGCCCCCCACTGCTGCACAGGAAGCTCAAATACATTTGTCACCTGCCTCCTTGAATGTGTCTGCCTTGCAGCACACCCTGGAACATGTCAGCAAACAGAAGACAGTTCCTGAGGGAGTCATGGGGAGCTCCTGGCTTCCTGAGACCCCTCTGTGCCAATGTGTGTCCTCTGGGCTGGGCCAGAACTGCCTgaaggcagagctctgccctggggttCTATTGCCACCAGTGTTCCCAAACTGTGGAGTATCTGCCCTGAGATTGTGTCCTGGCAAACACCCCAGATAGAAAACACAGCTTACAGGGTGGCAGCTGCAGTAATTTACATCATCATGATTGTCCCACAGACAGATGAACATCCCCTGCATCCTCCAGtaccagccctgggctctgtggcCCAGGAACTGACACTGCTGTATCCCTGCTCCACCCCTGCTCCGTTCCTGCCTGCACTGACATAAATGTCTTTTCCAAGGTATCCACATCTGAGCCCCAAGTACAAGGAGTCCTTTGATGTGGGCAGTGACATCTTTGCCAAGTTCTCAGCATACATCAAGAACCCACGCAAAGAAGCAAATATCAGTAAGGACTGGGGTTGTTGGACTCTCATCATCCAAGCTGCAGCACGAGAAATGCTTTTGTCTGCTTGCAAATCCTGCCATGGGCTTAAggttcctgctgcctgcctcaCCGAAGCCTCCTTGGGAagtggaggggcagaggggaaggataAAGGCacttctctgctccctgcacagggatAACAGCAGAGCATAGGGTGGTGGTGCTGTAGTCCCCGGGATCAGAGACGGGCCAGGGTCAATGCTGTGTCCTGACAGTGTGGCCCTGAGggctttttccctctctgcaaaACCTGTGGGAGGCtcaggcagcccagcacagcctgaagcTTGCCTGGGAATCCAGGGCACACACTCACTACTCTTGGTTTCCCACTCTTCCAGATTTTGAGAAGGCCCTGCTGCGGGAGTTTCACCGCCTGGATGTTTACCTGAACACTCCTCTCCCAGAGGAGATTGACCAGGATAGCGTGGAGGACATCACCATCTCCAAGAGGAAATTCCTGGATGGAGACCATCTGACTCTGGCTGATTGCAACCTTCTGCCCAAATTGCACATCATCAAGGTAATACCATTGGCCCCCAGGGCCAGGGTAGGGGGGGTACCTGCTCCAAGAGGAGAGGACAGGGAGTCCCCCATGCAAAGCCAGAGAGTGAGTCTCCCCCAGGTCTTGGAAGtttcagcctcctcctccttcactcTCCCCTAGATTGCAGCCAAAAAGTATCGTGACTTCGAGATCCCAGAGGACATGACGGGTGTCTGGCGGTACCTCAACAACGCCTATGCCTGTGATGAGTTCAATCACACCTGTCCTGCAGATGAGGAGATCGAGCACACATATGCCAGCATTGCCAGGAAGATGACCTAGCCATAGGGAGGCGTGGGGTGGCAGTATTGCCCTGGCTCAGTCCTCCAACTCTGCAGCCCTGACACAACCAAAACCAGCTGGCGGAGAGACTGGAGAGGGTTTACAACATCGCTAGCTCCTGCCTTTCAGAAACAGCACCTTGCTTCACAGCCCCTGCCACTGCCTCCTccttctgtgctgctggctgcagcctctgggcaccAGCATGTGTGCTCCCAGATGGGAGCAGTGTATACATGCTGACACATGTATACACTGCTCCCATCTGGGTGTAGCTGCATCCCTACTCCCCGAAAATGTTTCTCACAGCCTGTGACTATGTGTCATGGGAAAAGCTGAGGACTAGCCTCCTGCAGTAGCGCTTCCTCATCAAGAGATGACACCCCCAAATGGCTaggccagcccagcctccccattcccatctgtCAGCCCTGCGTGGTCTCAGCCATCCTGTGCTTGTTGCGGGATCCCGGTGCTTcccctgggctggagctgtttGTATTTGCCTCTTGCCAACCTGCtcagcacctggggctggcattTGGACAGCCCTCTCTTCCAAGACATCAGCTTCCTCTGAACACATGGAAAGGCTTTGCCCATCACATTGAAAAATTGTGCTCACTGTTGAGGGCTGTGACATGGGTCTGACTCCCAATGGGACATGGGGGtaggtgggtgctgggggtgatgcctggtgcagcagtgccaggaccaGCTATGGGTGGAAACAAAGGGTCAGGGGAGCTGCAAAGGGCCTGAGGATGAAGGGCTGAGGATCAGGGCATCCCTCCCATGACTGCCACCACCCAGGGCCATGTGCTGCTAGCTGCAATGGCTCCTCCCAGCTCAGAAGCCTTTGTGCCTCGCCGAACCCTGCAGAGGGTCCAGCCATGCTCTAGCTCCATAGTCCCTAGTTCCCACCAACACTTCTGGCAcctgaggctgggagcagccacagggtAGGGCACACATTTCGTTTCCACACTAGAAAGCCCAGGAGAACAGACAGCAGCTGTTTGGCAAAGTGCTGTGTCTGTGGAAAGGTGTGGGCAGTGCCCCTTGGCTCAGATTGCCTTCACATCCCGTGTTGCTGACATGAAGCAtcaaagctgctctgcacagccatGACATCCTATGTTCCCCCTCTGACACTTCCAGCTTCCCCAGGACTCCCACCAGACCTTGAGAATTCAGCCAGTCCTCCCTAACCAGCCCCAGGCAAATGGATACTGTACACTGGGCATGGTGGGTTCTGTGGGAACTGAAGAAGCGAGCAGAGCCTCCTCAGCCCTCACTGCCACTTTCCTCTTTGCACTAAATGTGTGTCCTCACAAGCCTGCCTCAGTTAGTGCTGGGTTTGGGGACTGGGTCTGTTACTaatgggttttggtttgttattttttataaattaagaATAGCAATAAACTATATTTTAATATGCCTTTCTGGTGTGCTGTCAGCCAGGCACGAAGGCTGCTGGCATAGAGGGTGCTGTGCAGTGCCGGGGGCTTTCCTGCAGTGGAAACTTCTCTGAGGTTTAGCAGAAGTGAAGCTGTAGCTGCAGACTGCTGGCCTGGATCACTGGCTCAGATCAGCCCAATGTGACTTGGTGCACGGGGCTGTTCCTCCCTGGGGGCAGAACTTGACAAATGCCTTGCTGACCTGCAAAAGGTCTGGCTTTTCAGAAGCTCTGCTCTTCACTGTGGCGTGTTGTGTCACTGAGAAGCACTGTGGAAGGCTGGGCAGGTTAACCCTAGCTccagtggggtttggaggtTGATCAGAAGAGAACATGAGGCCAAGGTTTGGACAAAACACATGGAtccatgctttatttttgcGTGATCTTCCTTCCTGAGGGCTACCACGTGTCTTCTGCTCCTTTcacatctcagggcagcaagAGGGCAGTAACAAAGCCTTTGGGCACCTGGGCATCCCAAGCTGATTCTCAGTGCATGCTCCGGTCCCTGGAGACAGGGCTCAGCCAGTGACAAGGCTGGtcctctgctgccaggagcttcCTTGCTGGAGCAGTATTGGACCTTGCTGGCATTCGGAGGAGCCTCTCCTCTTCATCCCAGAAGCTGGCTGTGCAGTTCCTCCTTCTGGAGGATGTGTCTGTGAGCTCCAGGTGGCTGATGTAACCCTCGACTCCTTGGCTGGGGTCATCAGGGGACACTCCTGGGGTGGATGCCCCTGCAGACGGGAGAGGTCAGTCTGGGCTTCACAGCAACAGCAAAGTGGCACAATTCAGAGCAAGTACCGGAGTCTGGGGAGTTTTGGAGAGGGAAATACTCATCCTTGCTCTCTGGAAAAAAGGCAGGCAGTGATGGAGGCTGGTGCTCCAATGTCCCAAAACATCATCCGTGAGACAGGGTCATGAAAGATGGCTTTTCTGAGAGAACAGCACTGAGGTGGTGCTCACTCTTCCCAAAGCTGCACTCTTCCCAAAGCTGCAGGTACAGAGGCAGCCCCCAGCCACTGGCTGTGTCAGTTGGGACCTGGCCCAGTTCTCCTGTGTTGAGGTTTTTCCAGTTCCCATTAGAgatcttgtttttttcccctgacttCAGTTTCAAATTACCATGCTATCAGCCAACTGGAAATGCTTCTAATTACTTCTCTTCCTCTGGAAGGCTTTAATTCAGAGAAATCCAGCTAGAATGACCTCAACCGAGCCCTTCTTGTTGTGACTGCAGATCGTGCCCTACCTCACTGAGCACATTTCCTAAGTGCAGTGGGGAAGTGACTGACAGGCAGAAGAACATTTTAAACTTTCAAGAGCTTAAAATCCTGAGGTGTTATTCATGGAGGAGAGGAGACAGGGCAACTTGTTCTGTGCCTTTCCCTACCTGCACCGAGGCTGGGGCTCAGACAGGTTGAACAGTGCTTGCTTCATAGGTGCCACATGGAAAGTCCCTGTGAAGTCTTGGCATGAAATCCACATTTCTCAGTCTATTGTGT
Coding sequences within:
- the CLIC2 gene encoding chloride intracellular channel protein 2, which gives rise to MDSRQHNTPKEPEIELFVKAGLDGENIGNCPFCQRLFMVLWLKGVKFNVTTVDMTRKPEELKDLAPGTNPPFLLFNKELKTDFIKIEEFLEQTLGPPTYPHLSPKYKESFDVGSDIFAKFSAYIKNPRKEANINFEKALLREFHRLDVYLNTPLPEEIDQDSVEDITISKRKFLDGDHLTLADCNLLPKLHIIKIAAKKYRDFEIPEDMTGVWRYLNNAYACDEFNHTCPADEEIEHTYASIARKMT